One Eubacterium sp. 1001713B170207_170306_E7 genomic region harbors:
- the serC gene encoding 3-phosphoserine/phosphohydroxythreonine transaminase — translation MERVYNFSAGPSALPVEVLEKAAAEMLNYGGTGMSVMEMSHRSAAFAQILADAKALYKELMGVPDNYDILFLQGGGSTQFAMIPLNLMTNTGKADFVITGNWAKKAFQEAGRYGDAQAVASSADKTFSYIPKLDASTFRKDADYFYICVNNTIYGTRFRPDNLPETGDVPLIADMSSNILSEVYDVSKFGLIFAGAQKNMGPAGVVAVIIRKDLVGHAMDMTPTMLNYQTHVDADSCYNTPPCYGIYICKLVYDWVKAQGGVAAMEAFNKEKSAKLYDFLDNSAMFKGTVVAEDRSLMNVPFVTGNEELDAKFVKEAKAAGLENLKGHRTVGGMRASIYNAMPMAGVDALIDFMKKFEMENK, via the coding sequence GTGGAAAGAGTTTACAATTTTTCTGCCGGTCCATCTGCTTTGCCGGTAGAAGTGCTTGAAAAAGCCGCAGCAGAAATGCTCAACTATGGTGGAACCGGAATGTCTGTCATGGAAATGAGCCACCGCTCTGCTGCATTTGCTCAAATTTTGGCTGACGCCAAAGCGTTGTATAAGGAATTGATGGGCGTGCCGGACAATTACGACATCCTGTTTTTACAGGGCGGCGGTTCTACACAGTTCGCCATGATCCCGTTAAACCTGATGACAAACACCGGCAAGGCGGACTTTGTGATCACGGGCAACTGGGCGAAAAAAGCCTTCCAGGAAGCCGGACGTTATGGTGACGCTCAGGCGGTTGCGTCCTCTGCGGATAAGACCTTTTCTTATATCCCGAAGCTGGACGCCTCAACCTTCAGAAAAGATGCGGATTACTTCTACATCTGCGTGAACAACACCATTTACGGAACGCGCTTCAGACCGGACAATCTGCCGGAAACAGGTGATGTGCCGTTGATCGCGGACATGTCTTCCAATATTTTGTCTGAAGTGTATGATGTGTCTAAGTTTGGCCTGATCTTTGCAGGCGCTCAGAAAAATATGGGACCGGCCGGCGTGGTTGCGGTGATTATCCGCAAAGACCTCGTTGGACACGCAATGGACATGACCCCAACCATGTTAAATTATCAGACACATGTGGACGCAGACTCCTGCTACAACACCCCGCCGTGCTATGGTATTTATATCTGCAAGCTCGTTTATGACTGGGTAAAAGCACAGGGCGGCGTTGCAGCCATGGAAGCCTTTAACAAAGAAAAATCCGCGAAATTATATGATTTCCTGGATAACAGCGCCATGTTCAAGGGGACGGTTGTTGCGGAAGACCGCTCGTTAATGAACGTGCCTTTTGTCACCGGCAACGAAGAACTGGACGCCAAATTTGTTAAGGAAGCCAAAGCGGCCGGCCTTGAAAACCTGAAGGGCCACCGTACAGTCGGCGGCATGCGCGCCAGCATTTACAACGCAATGCCAATGGCAGGCGTCGACGCACTCATCGACTTCATGAAGAAGTTTGAAATGGAAAACAAATAG
- the aroC gene encoding chorismate synthase yields the protein MSSIWGNKIKVSVFGESHGAAIGATIDGLPSGVAVDLGEVETEMKRRAASSSRLATPRKEADEVEIVSGFFEGKTTGTPLTGIIRNGNTRSKDYARTKNLMRPGHADYSGWVRYDGFQDYRGGGHFSGRLTAPIVFAGAVAKAALAQLASEVKIGSRILSIGSVQDKKDLKAEEYAALHYENPLFPLYTETLEEPMKDEILDAIKDQDSVGGVIEGYVTGMPAGVGDPLFDSIESRLSALLFSVPAVKGVEFGLGFGITGLRGSAANDSFYMDGDRVRTVTNNNGGINGGITNGMPIVYRAAFKPTASIAQPQKTIDMAAKKDAEIEIQGRHDPCIVLRACPVVEAVTALCMLDFLV from the coding sequence ATGAGTTCGATTTGGGGGAATAAGATTAAGGTTTCGGTGTTTGGTGAATCCCACGGAGCGGCCATCGGGGCGACCATCGACGGGCTTCCATCTGGTGTGGCAGTAGACCTGGGCGAAGTTGAAACGGAAATGAAACGCCGGGCCGCCTCGAGCAGCCGTCTGGCCACTCCCCGTAAGGAAGCGGATGAGGTGGAAATTGTCAGCGGCTTTTTTGAGGGCAAAACCACGGGAACACCGCTTACCGGGATCATCCGAAATGGCAATACCCGCTCGAAGGATTACGCACGCACCAAGAATCTCATGCGCCCGGGCCACGCTGATTACAGCGGCTGGGTGCGCTACGACGGCTTTCAGGATTACCGGGGCGGCGGACATTTTTCGGGACGTCTGACAGCACCCATCGTTTTTGCCGGCGCGGTTGCCAAAGCTGCTCTGGCCCAGCTTGCGTCTGAGGTTAAAATTGGCAGCCGGATTTTATCCATCGGCAGTGTCCAGGACAAAAAAGACCTGAAGGCCGAAGAATACGCCGCGCTCCATTATGAAAACCCTTTGTTTCCGCTGTATACGGAGACACTGGAGGAGCCAATGAAGGATGAGATTCTCGACGCCATTAAGGATCAGGATTCTGTGGGCGGCGTGATCGAAGGTTATGTGACCGGTATGCCGGCCGGAGTGGGCGATCCGCTGTTTGATTCGATCGAGAGCCGGTTGTCTGCGCTGTTGTTTTCAGTGCCGGCGGTTAAAGGTGTTGAGTTTGGCCTGGGCTTTGGCATTACCGGACTCCGCGGCTCTGCGGCCAACGATTCTTTCTATATGGATGGTGACAGGGTCAGGACCGTCACTAACAATAACGGGGGTATTAATGGTGGGATCACCAACGGGATGCCCATTGTGTACCGGGCGGCCTTTAAACCCACAGCCTCCATTGCCCAGCCGCAGAAGACCATTGACATGGCGGCCAAAAAGGATGCGGAGATCGAAATTCAGGGAAGACATGACCCCTGTATTGTTTTGAGGGCCTGCCCGGTAGTGGAGGCAGTCACAGCGCTGTGTATGCTGGATTTTTTGGTATAA
- the aroA gene encoding 3-phosphoshikimate 1-carboxyvinyltransferase: MKKVEITPKKLGGVIEIPPSKSVSHRAVMCAALSQGTSVITNILLSEDITATCKAMETLGAEIKYQENESGRYTLTITGVSCPDTEGKTIDCGESGSTLRFIIPLLALKARKSRVIGRGRLVCRPMQPYYDIFEEQGITYRKETGGQELPLCFTGNLKPGTYRLNGSISSQFITGLLFALPLLNGDSVIEITTPLESRPYIDITLDVMEKFGIAVANEDYRLFRIAGNQQYKAQDYRVEGDFSQGAFWLVGGILGDKIDCEDLQPASSQGDKAIVEIIQSMGGSVSQTGTGYAAEPGRTHGAVVDVSQCPDLVPVLTVLAALSQGTTEIVGAARLRFKESDRLAAMNEVLTTLGARITEHPEGMTIEGVGHFTGGVVDSHNDHRIAMAAAIASFACQDKLTITGAESVRKSYPDFWKDFRKMGGIIHEFDLGE; the protein is encoded by the coding sequence ATGAAAAAAGTCGAAATTACTCCTAAAAAGCTGGGCGGCGTCATTGAAATTCCGCCATCCAAAAGCGTGAGCCACCGCGCGGTAATGTGTGCGGCCCTGTCGCAGGGAACCAGTGTGATTACCAATATCCTTTTATCCGAAGACATTACTGCCACCTGTAAGGCCATGGAAACTCTGGGAGCGGAAATTAAATATCAGGAAAACGAGAGCGGGCGTTATACGCTGACCATTACAGGTGTAAGCTGTCCGGATACCGAGGGCAAGACCATTGACTGCGGCGAATCCGGCTCCACGCTGCGCTTTATCATTCCGCTGCTGGCGTTAAAGGCCAGAAAGTCCCGCGTCATTGGCCGCGGACGGCTGGTTTGCCGGCCCATGCAGCCCTACTACGATATTTTTGAGGAACAGGGCATCACTTACCGGAAGGAGACAGGTGGCCAGGAGCTGCCTTTATGTTTTACAGGCAACCTGAAGCCCGGCACTTACCGTCTGAACGGCAGCATTTCATCCCAGTTTATCACAGGGCTGTTATTCGCGCTTCCTCTGCTCAATGGCGATTCGGTCATTGAAATCACGACGCCGCTGGAATCTAGGCCTTATATTGACATTACTTTGGATGTTATGGAAAAATTCGGCATCGCTGTGGCTAACGAGGACTACCGGCTGTTTCGCATAGCCGGAAACCAACAGTATAAAGCTCAGGATTACCGGGTTGAGGGTGATTTTTCTCAGGGTGCTTTCTGGCTGGTGGGAGGCATTTTGGGCGATAAAATTGACTGTGAGGATTTGCAGCCGGCGTCATCTCAGGGAGATAAGGCGATTGTTGAGATTATTCAATCCATGGGCGGCAGCGTTTCTCAGACCGGGACAGGTTATGCAGCTGAACCGGGCCGTACACACGGCGCTGTGGTGGATGTTTCTCAATGTCCGGATTTAGTGCCGGTGCTCACTGTGCTGGCGGCCTTGAGCCAGGGTACGACGGAGATTGTCGGCGCTGCCCGCCTGCGTTTTAAGGAATCGGACCGTCTGGCGGCCATGAACGAGGTGCTGACCACATTGGGAGCCAGGATCACCGAGCATCCTGAAGGTATGACCATTGAGGGCGTCGGACATTTTACCGGGGGCGTGGTAGACAGTCACAACGATCACCGGATTGCCATGGCGGCGGCCATTGCCAGCTTTGCCTGTCAGGATAAGCTTACGATAACAGGTGCCGAGAGCGTGCGAAAATCCTATCCGGATTTCTGGAAGGATTTCAGAAAAATGGGAGGTATTATTCATGAGTTCGATTTGGGGGAATAA
- a CDS encoding chorismate mutase, whose product MAKSIEEIRARIDQVDAEMRALFEERLDLVYQVAEYKFINHGEIFDPKREAEVVNKHTERLENADYMKYYKEFIHAVMDQSKRVQQAYIDEQSAREA is encoded by the coding sequence ATGGCAAAATCGATTGAAGAAATACGGGCGCGTATCGACCAGGTCGACGCCGAAATGCGTGCTCTTTTTGAGGAACGGCTTGATCTTGTTTATCAGGTGGCTGAATATAAATTCATAAATCATGGAGAAATATTCGATCCTAAACGGGAGGCAGAAGTCGTAAATAAGCATACGGAAAGATTAGAGAACGCGGATTACATGAAATATTATAAGGAATTCATCCATGCCGTTATGGACCAGAGCAAAAGGGTTCAGCAGGCGTATATTGATGAGCAAAGTGCAAGGGAAGCATAA
- a CDS encoding CBS domain-containing protein has product MKNHLFYLIPKSDVIFLYNHQSFDEAYDLFLKNSYTAMPVINRRGQYVGTISEGDLLRTLALSLEHPEITLKDFTVKDIDFKTKAEAGRVDDSFETILEMATHQNFVPLVDDQNVFIGILRRQELIKELLNYLKETGTSLEG; this is encoded by the coding sequence ATGAAAAATCATCTTTTTTATCTGATCCCCAAAAGTGACGTCATTTTTTTATATAACCATCAATCCTTCGATGAAGCCTATGACCTGTTTCTGAAAAACAGCTACACAGCCATGCCGGTCATTAACAGGCGCGGCCAGTATGTGGGTACCATTTCCGAGGGCGATCTTCTGCGCACACTGGCTCTGAGCCTGGAGCACCCCGAGATCACCCTGAAGGACTTTACCGTTAAGGACATTGATTTCAAAACAAAGGCTGAGGCTGGACGGGTCGATGATTCCTTTGAGACCATTCTTGAAATGGCCACCCACCAGAATTTTGTCCCGCTGGTCGATGACCAGAACGTGTTTATCGGTATTTTGCGCCGTCAGGAGCTGATTAAAGAGCTATTGAATTATCTCAAGGAGACCGGCACCTCCCTTGAAGGGTAG
- a CDS encoding CdaR family protein, whose amino-acid sequence MATKKTKKQISINEKTIRLLSSAVLAIILWLFINGNSNDIVPQDINAIPVTFTNIETLQEKHLVLEDNRNYYVNLRVQGTDRSLQEINTNEITAEVDLKDIDKKGEYNPEIVIKGLSNSVILKEVNPSTLHLVVDNVIESEKDVEVVTQGKPGNDNAVISATSTDKVQVTGAEDRIAAIDKIAVTANVNGLTEDTSRMLEVTPYDKDGNIVSGVECEPDVVRVNIEVGKTKSVSITPPTTTGSPQSGYKVTSVTVDPTQKMVGAKQEVLDTIQNIQIDPVDVSGANKAVTKEVALKLPDGASFLDNGDKATVTVNIEPIIEKSFTISSIETRNVGQGFTAAKVKDSSVVVKLSGTATELNKLTADNIKAFVDLNGLGKGDQEVVIQISLPTDQIKSITPARTTVTIE is encoded by the coding sequence ATGGCAACGAAGAAGACAAAGAAACAGATATCGATCAATGAAAAAACCATAAGGCTGCTGAGCTCAGCGGTCCTGGCCATTATCCTCTGGCTGTTCATCAACGGGAACAGCAATGATATTGTGCCCCAGGATATCAACGCAATTCCAGTCACCTTTACAAATATTGAAACGCTGCAGGAAAAACACCTGGTGCTGGAGGATAACCGGAATTATTATGTGAATCTGCGCGTGCAGGGCACTGATCGGAGCCTCCAGGAAATCAATACCAATGAGATCACCGCAGAGGTCGATTTAAAGGACATTGATAAAAAAGGTGAGTACAACCCTGAGATTGTAATTAAGGGGCTGTCCAATTCCGTTATTCTGAAGGAGGTCAACCCAAGTACGCTTCATCTGGTGGTGGACAATGTTATCGAGTCTGAAAAAGATGTGGAGGTCGTTACCCAGGGTAAGCCGGGGAATGACAATGCGGTTATTTCAGCTACCAGCACGGATAAGGTTCAGGTAACCGGCGCGGAAGACCGCATCGCAGCCATTGATAAAATCGCGGTTACAGCCAATGTGAACGGCCTGACAGAGGATACCTCCAGAATGCTGGAGGTGACGCCCTACGATAAGGATGGAAACATCGTCAGTGGCGTTGAATGTGAACCGGATGTTGTCCGCGTCAATATCGAGGTGGGCAAGACAAAGTCTGTGAGCATCACCCCGCCGACAACGACAGGCAGTCCTCAGTCTGGCTACAAGGTAACCAGCGTGACCGTTGACCCGACCCAGAAGATGGTCGGCGCCAAGCAGGAGGTGCTGGACACCATTCAGAACATTCAGATTGATCCGGTAGATGTTTCAGGAGCCAATAAAGCTGTGACCAAGGAGGTCGCGCTGAAGCTGCCAGACGGCGCCTCTTTTCTGGATAACGGTGACAAGGCCACGGTCACTGTCAATATCGAGCCGATTATTGAAAAGAGCTTTACGATCAGCAGTATTGAAACCCGCAACGTGGGCCAGGGGTTCACTGCCGCCAAGGTAAAGGATTCTTCGGTGGTGGTAAAGCTGAGCGGTACGGCTACCGAGCTCAACAAGCTGACCGCAGATAATATTAAGGCCTTTGTCGATCTGAACGGTCTGGGAAAGGGCGACCAGGAGGTCGTTATTCAGATATCCCTCCCCACCGACCAGATTAAGAGTATTACGCCAGCCCGCACAACGGTCACCATTGAATAA
- the cdaA gene encoding diadenylate cyclase CdaA: MEELRLYIQSRITISSVIEVIIITFLIYKVLMWIRGTQAEQVAKGIIILLILSPLSNWLGFATLNYLINSMFTFAFIIFVVVFQPELRSALEQLGNNKAFKQVFRKTKRDKDRILSDIGEIRQAVGNLSKERIGALIVCEMNTGLNNIVDTGIELDSDISQELIENIFTPNRPLHDGAMVVKLWANQIRAAGCLLPLSDNRYLGSELGTRHRAGLGISEKSDAITIIVSEETGTISYTEKGTLTRNMTPEMVEQLLTDRFMAKDDENDSEKGFFKFRGKKDGNEEDKETDIDQ, encoded by the coding sequence ATGGAAGAACTACGTTTATATATACAATCGAGAATAACAATCAGCAGCGTCATCGAAGTTATCATTATTACTTTTTTAATATACAAGGTTTTGATGTGGATACGCGGTACCCAGGCAGAGCAGGTGGCAAAGGGAATCATTATTTTATTGATTCTGTCCCCACTTAGCAACTGGCTGGGTTTTGCGACGTTGAACTACTTAATTAACAGCATGTTTACCTTTGCGTTCATTATTTTTGTGGTGGTGTTTCAGCCCGAACTGCGCTCCGCCCTCGAACAGCTGGGAAATAATAAAGCCTTTAAGCAGGTTTTCAGGAAAACCAAACGCGATAAGGACAGGATACTGAGCGATATTGGTGAGATCAGGCAGGCTGTGGGAAACCTCTCAAAGGAGCGGATCGGCGCGCTGATCGTCTGCGAGATGAACACCGGGCTCAACAACATTGTGGATACGGGCATCGAGCTGGACTCAGATATCAGCCAGGAGCTCATTGAGAATATTTTCACGCCGAACAGGCCGCTGCACGACGGTGCCATGGTGGTGAAGCTCTGGGCCAACCAGATCCGGGCCGCGGGCTGTCTGCTGCCTCTATCCGACAACCGTTATCTGGGCAGTGAGCTGGGAACCAGACACCGGGCTGGCCTTGGAATCTCGGAAAAATCCGATGCCATTACCATTATCGTTTCAGAAGAAACGGGCACCATTTCATATACGGAAAAAGGGACGCTGACCCGGAATATGACACCGGAGATGGTGGAGCAGCTCCTGACAGACCGTTTTATGGCAAAGGATGACGAAAATGACAGTGAAAAAGGATTCTTTAAATTCCGAGGGAAAAAAGATGGCAACGAAGAAGACAAAGAAACAGATATCGATCAATGA
- a CDS encoding pyruvate carboxylase: MKKFNKVLIANRGEIAIRIIRACQELGIQTVAIYAQEDKMSLFRSKADEAYLITGTTGPVEAYLNMDKIISLAKKKEVDAIHPGYGFLSENPEFARRCEEEGIAFIGPTHTMMEQMGDKIQSKIVAKSVNVPTIPGVEKPITSDKEAAEFAGVAGYPIMLKAAAGGGGRGMRIVRDERDLLKEYHSAMSEATKAFGDGTIFVEKYLEEPKHIEVQILGDDYGNVVHLFERDCSIQRRHQKIIEFTPSLSISEEQRQAICADALKLAKAVNYRNAGTIEFLVDKKGDHYFIEMNPRIQVEHTVTELVTGIDLVQSQIMIAEGYPLDSDEINIKGQDSIRSRGYAIQCRVTTEDPKNHFMPDTGRLDVYRTASGAGIRLDTGNGFTGGEITPYYDSLLMKSTSFSRTFEDTRRKALRALKEMQIEGVQTNKDFLINVLEHEMFKSGNCDTKFIDDHPELFNIQAEKSQAYNVIRYFGEMAVNETFGSKPDFDEPEIPEIPRGIELRGTKQILDEQGPEGLVKWIQGQEKLLLGDTTLRDAHQSLFATRVRSRDMIKIAKETAYLGQDIFALEMWGGATFDVAYNFLKESPWRRLDELRKRIPNILFQMLLRGANAVGYKNYPDNVLRKFIRESAEGGIDVFRIFDSLNWMEGMKVSIEEVLKTGKVCEVAMCYTGDILDPKKTKYDLDYYVRMAHEIEATGAHILAIKDMSALLKPAAAFKLIKTLKEEVSIPVRLHTHDTAGNGVAAILMATMAGVDIADAAFSSMSGLTSQPSLNSVVAALANTPRDTGMNEDDLQLISDYWETTRQVYSKFESGLKSGSTEIYNLEIPGGQYSNLKSQVESFGLGHKFKEVKQKYMEANLLLGDIVKVTPSSKVVGDMAIFMVQNALDKDNIYDKGRDLAYPNSVVDYFKGMIGQPEGGFDPKLQEIVLKGIEPITVRPGTLLPPEDFDAIRQEYHDEFGIELAEREVTSAALYPKVFKNYVKFYQDYGDFMRMDTHAFFYGLKEGETAEVEVDKGKRFIIRMVKMGQPNEEGYRPVLFEVDGFRREIYIEDKRSLFSKEKSTMLKADKNNPKEIGSGIPGTVLKVLVNEGEEVAENQPLIIVEAMKMETEIVAHAAGKIKEIYVSEGQSVQSGELIITME; this comes from the coding sequence ATGAAAAAATTTAACAAGGTATTGATTGCCAACCGCGGCGAAATCGCCATTCGTATTATTCGTGCCTGCCAGGAGCTGGGTATCCAGACTGTTGCTATCTATGCTCAGGAGGACAAGATGTCCTTGTTCCGCTCCAAGGCGGACGAGGCTTATCTGATCACTGGTACCACCGGACCGGTCGAAGCTTATCTGAACATGGACAAGATCATCTCCCTGGCCAAGAAAAAGGAAGTAGACGCCATCCATCCGGGCTATGGCTTCCTGTCCGAAAATCCGGAGTTTGCCAGACGCTGTGAAGAGGAAGGTATTGCTTTTATCGGACCAACCCACACCATGATGGAACAGATGGGGGATAAAATCCAGTCTAAAATTGTGGCAAAATCAGTCAATGTTCCCACCATTCCCGGGGTCGAAAAGCCCATTACCTCAGATAAGGAGGCGGCTGAATTTGCAGGAGTGGCCGGCTATCCCATCATGCTTAAGGCCGCTGCCGGCGGCGGCGGACGCGGAATGCGTATCGTCCGCGACGAGAGGGACCTGCTGAAGGAATACCACTCGGCCATGAGCGAGGCTACCAAAGCCTTTGGCGACGGCACCATCTTTGTGGAAAAATATCTGGAAGAGCCCAAGCACATCGAGGTACAGATTCTGGGCGATGATTACGGCAATGTGGTTCATCTTTTTGAACGTGACTGCTCCATTCAGAGGCGCCATCAGAAAATTATCGAGTTTACACCATCTCTCAGTATCAGCGAGGAGCAGCGCCAGGCCATCTGCGCCGACGCCTTAAAGCTGGCAAAAGCGGTCAATTACCGCAATGCCGGGACCATTGAGTTTTTGGTCGATAAAAAAGGAGACCACTACTTTATTGAAATGAACCCGAGAATCCAGGTAGAGCATACGGTTACCGAGCTGGTCACCGGGATCGACCTGGTTCAGTCCCAGATCATGATCGCCGAGGGCTATCCGCTGGATTCGGATGAGATCAATATCAAGGGCCAGGACAGCATCAGAAGCCGTGGCTACGCCATCCAGTGCCGTGTCACCACTGAGGACCCGAAAAACCACTTCATGCCAGACACCGGCCGCCTGGATGTTTACCGTACTGCCAGCGGCGCTGGTATCCGTCTCGATACGGGCAATGGCTTTACCGGCGGTGAGATCACACCGTACTACGACAGCCTTTTGATGAAATCCACCTCTTTTTCCAGAACCTTTGAGGACACCCGCCGGAAGGCTCTGCGTGCCCTGAAGGAAATGCAGATCGAGGGTGTCCAGACCAATAAGGACTTCCTGATCAACGTGCTGGAACATGAGATGTTTAAGAGCGGCAACTGCGATACAAAGTTTATCGACGATCACCCCGAGCTTTTCAATATCCAGGCGGAAAAGAGCCAGGCCTATAATGTGATCCGTTATTTTGGCGAGATGGCTGTCAACGAAACCTTTGGCAGCAAACCAGACTTTGATGAACCGGAAATTCCGGAAATTCCAAGGGGCATCGAGCTTCGCGGCACCAAACAGATTCTGGATGAACAGGGACCGGAGGGTCTTGTCAAATGGATTCAGGGTCAGGAAAAGCTGCTTCTGGGAGACACCACCCTGCGTGACGCGCACCAGTCTCTGTTTGCCACCCGGGTCCGCAGCCGTGATATGATCAAGATCGCCAAGGAAACTGCCTATCTCGGCCAGGATATTTTTGCGTTGGAAATGTGGGGAGGCGCCACCTTTGACGTGGCCTATAATTTCCTGAAGGAATCGCCCTGGAGAAGACTGGATGAGCTGCGCAAGCGTATTCCGAACATTCTGTTCCAAATGCTGCTGCGCGGGGCCAACGCAGTCGGGTATAAAAATTATCCGGACAATGTACTGCGCAAGTTTATTAGAGAATCCGCCGAGGGCGGGATCGATGTCTTCCGTATTTTCGACTCTCTCAACTGGATGGAGGGCATGAAGGTCTCCATTGAGGAGGTTCTGAAAACCGGCAAGGTCTGCGAGGTTGCCATGTGCTATACCGGCGATATTCTCGACCCTAAAAAGACAAAATACGATCTGGACTACTATGTGCGTATGGCCCACGAAATCGAGGCAACCGGCGCGCACATTTTAGCCATCAAGGATATGTCCGCTCTGTTAAAGCCGGCTGCGGCCTTCAAGCTCATTAAAACGTTGAAGGAAGAAGTGAGTATCCCGGTTCGCCTGCATACGCACGATACTGCGGGCAACGGCGTAGCAGCCATTCTCATGGCGACCATGGCCGGTGTGGACATTGCCGACGCGGCTTTCAGCAGCATGAGCGGCCTTACCAGCCAGCCGTCCCTCAATTCGGTGGTCGCAGCGCTGGCCAACACGCCGCGCGATACGGGCATGAACGAGGATGATCTTCAGCTCATTTCCGACTATTGGGAAACGACCCGTCAGGTTTACAGCAAGTTTGAATCTGGCCTGAAATCCGGCAGCACAGAGATTTACAATCTGGAAATTCCGGGCGGCCAGTACTCTAATCTGAAGAGTCAGGTCGAAAGCTTTGGCCTGGGCCATAAGTTCAAGGAAGTTAAACAGAAATACATGGAAGCCAACCTGCTGCTGGGCGATATTGTCAAGGTTACCCCATCCTCGAAAGTGGTTGGGGATATGGCGATCTTTATGGTTCAGAATGCTCTGGATAAAGATAATATCTATGATAAGGGCAGGGATCTTGCCTATCCGAACTCGGTGGTGGATTACTTTAAGGGAATGATTGGGCAGCCCGAGGGCGGTTTTGATCCAAAACTCCAGGAGATTGTTCTGAAAGGCATCGAGCCGATTACTGTTCGTCCGGGCACCCTGCTGCCACCGGAAGATTTTGACGCGATTCGTCAGGAATATCATGACGAGTTCGGCATTGAGCTGGCGGAACGTGAGGTAACCAGCGCGGCCCTGTATCCTAAGGTGTTTAAGAATTATGTGAAATTTTACCAGGATTACGGCGATTTCATGCGTATGGATACACATGCTTTCTTCTATGGCCTGAAGGAGGGGGAAACCGCTGAGGTTGAGGTGGATAAAGGGAAACGCTTCATTATCCGTATGGTCAAGATGGGCCAGCCCAACGAAGAAGGCTACCGTCCTGTGCTCTTTGAAGTGGACGGTTTCCGGCGTGAAATCTATATCGAAGACAAACGAAGCCTCTTCTCCAAGGAAAAGAGCACCATGCTCAAGGCGGATAAAAATAATCCAAAGGAAATCGGCTCCGGTATTCCGGGTACAGTTCTGAAGGTATTGGTGAACGAGGGCGAAGAAGTGGCCGAAAATCAGCCGCTTATCATCGTCGAAGCCATGAAAATGGAAACCGAAATTGTGGCGCACGCCGCGGGAAAAATCAAAGAAATCTATGTCTCCGAAGGACAAAGTGTCCAGTCCGGCGAATTGATCATCACAATGGAATAA